The following are from one region of the Halictus rubicundus isolate RS-2024b chromosome 15, iyHalRubi1_principal, whole genome shotgun sequence genome:
- the Klp31e gene encoding kinesin-like protein 31E isoform X2 → MADDTSVRVAVRIRPQVAREVIDMCRICTQVPPGEPQVFLGPDKAFTYDYVFDTGIGQCTIYDTCVARLVEGALDGYNATVLAYGQTGSGKTYTMGTGFDVEVEESVVGIIPRAIKHLFDGIAEKQQHARDRAQMPPEFKVTAQFLELYNEDLKDLLEPGGPRGGARIHEDTSGNIHLAGVEPRVVTSLDQALDYLRLGALSRTTGSTQMNTQSSRSHAIFTLYIRQQRCIKVEDPDADIDTSGTEPANEFETLTAKFHFVDLAGSERLKRTGATGDRAKEGISINCGLLALGNVISALGDKTKKALHVPYRDSKLTRLLQDSLGGNSQTVMIACVSPSDRDFMETLSTLKYANRARNIKNKVTINQDKSSRTIASLRREIQQLQLELMEYRQGKRVVGEDGVNDAWHENQMLNSELQSLRTRVKALSETVEALTAKNVLLLAEKAAGQWVSSTGGNGDVTSLVQGYVQEIEELRARLLEAEAMYQQLKKRQMQVNAANPYGDSGYVFQSDSTSVLNDAKKDLQKEMETLTALKEQQSYSGNTANKEEGEGDDAEVGQESASEDDSDNDSDRKEDEEEAAMGRELEALTSDIDMKQRLIQELELSQRRLQTMKQHYEDKLAQLQARIKDTQEERDKVLHSLQQQPTPPTEKVKKLRDEYEKKLTAMQKEVRLLQSAKKEHARLLKSQSQNENRLRGLRNELAEMKRAKVKLLNKMREEAQRHKENELRRNREIAQLRKETRKNANMIRTLEADKRMKEVVLRRKQEEVTALRKRDRGLSQKVAGRTPPKPVNPKALKQRWQTFERTIAKQALAKQAAAETEREMERLLQEREELGRELEKLQKHRNDITNRRGDSSDVDEEIDNVKSKISYLQDSISECQRDMMEVGDGETEGEPGVEALISTVQTVDEAQYLLQRMLAFTVEQSCVAAQKQLEVRDMESRLNQVAQESDVQHQLLEHVLRDRDLLSLTNSHHNNTMNYSPPSSRSSSPDNETYSHVIMGEERQRNNKVRRRTTQPQELLYGVQANPDNIKTEEQSQSHNHPLTRVPSAPGSLKGLVLTRSQHNIIGGSPTLSRRDSTSPRPLRRPLHPGGGSMEQVAHTDVSSPPGSPTTYRRFNSREENVFSRLTASRQPASTDPQPMKGIISHYQGKTPPRAVLQCTHVAEGHSKAVLAICATDDLLFSGSKDRTVKVWDLRTGIENFTLTGHPNNVVALKYSPVQNLLFSVSSAYVKVWDLRAGNICIKTLFSSGQAQSGQIALSTQVPMGETAINDLVLSLDEQELYAAASDKVRVWDLRRLTHVGRLSTPHTAAVMCLAVSNDGRVIAGSKDHLISLVEPNMSGQSVCLAPPHYDGVQCLTECDSTLFSGSRDMCIKRWDLHRMELVQSLNNAHKDWILGLCMINSGTIMVSGCRGGVLKAWSVPKEQGGECAPIGEVRAHGSAINAVITNQQHVFTASNDGTVRLWSYYKRDARTFQRSNSLKS, encoded by the exons ATGGCTGATGACACGAGCGTACGCGTCGCCGTACG AATAAGGCCTCAGGTAGCGCGTGAAGTGATCGACATGTGTAGAATATGCACTCAAGTCCCTCCAGGAGAACCCCAGGTCTTTCTTGGACCAGACAAGGCCTTCACATACGATTATGTTTTTGATACGGGCATTGGCCAATGCACAATTTACGACACGTGTGTTGCACGATTGGTAGAAGGTGCTTTGGATGGATATAATGCAACAGTCCTTGCTTACGGTCAGACTGGTTCTGGCAAAACTTACACAATGGGTACAGGGTTTGATGTGGAAGTCGAGGAATCTGTTGTTGGCATAATTCCTAGAGCAATTAAGCACCTGTTCGATGGAATAGCGGAGAAGCAACAGCATGCTAGGGATCGTGCACAAATGCCTCCTGAATTTAAA GTTACTGCACAATTTTTGGAGCTTTATAATGAAGACTTGAAAGATCTGTTGGAGCCGGGTGGACCGAGAGGTGGTGCTCGCATTCACGAAGACACATCTGGAAACATTCATTTGGCTGGTGTTGAACCACGTGTTGTAACCAGTTTGGATCAAGCGTTGGACTATTTACGATTGGGAGCACTATCGCGCACAACTGGATCCACACAAATGAACACACAGTCGTCCAGATCACACGCAATATTTACATTATACATAAGGCAGCAAAGATGTATCAAAGTCGAAGATCCGGACGCTGACATCGACACGAGCGGAACGGAACCAGCGAATGAGTTCGAAACGTTAACTgcgaaatttcattttgtaGATTTAGCTGGCTCGGAAAGATTAAAAAGAACCGGAGCTACAGGAGATAGAGCAAAGGAAGGAATATCCATAAATTGTGGATTG TTGGCCTTGGGTAACGTGATCTCTGCACTCGGTGACAAAACAAAGAAAGCTTTACATGTACCATATAGAGATTCCAAATTGACTAGGCTACTTCAAGACTCTCTTGGAG GGAATAGTCAGACTGTTATGATAGCCTGTGTATCACCAAGTGACAGAGATTTTATGGAGACTCTAAGCACATTGAAATACGCGAATAGAGCGAGAAATATAAAGAACAAAGTTACAATTAATCAAGATAAGAGTTCGAGAACAATAGCTTCTTTACGAAGAGAGATACAACAACTTCAGTTAGAATTGATGGAGTATAGACAAG GCAAAAGAGTTGTCGGTGAAGACGGCGTTAATGATGCCTGGCACGAAAATCAGATGTTAAACAGTGAGCTACAGAGTCTACGTACTAGAGTCAAAGCTCTTTCGGAAACAGTCGAGGCATTAACTGCGAAGAACGTTCTTCTGCTGGCAGAAAAGGCTGCTGGTCAGTGGGTATCGTCGACAGGTGGAAACGGCGACGTGACGAGTTTAGTGCAAGGATATGTTCAAGAAATAGAGGAGCTAAGGGCACGCCTCTTGGAGGCGGAGGCTATGTATCAACAGTTAAAAAAGCGGCAGATGCAG GTTAATGCAGCGAATCCGTACGGTGATTCTGGATACGTATTTCAAAGTGATTCTACATCAGTATTAAACGACGCCAAAAAGGACTTGCAGAAGGAGATGGAAACGTTGACTGCGTTGAAAGAGCAGCAATCGTATAGCGGTAACACTGCCAATAAAGAGGAAGGAGAAGGCGATGACGCGGAGGTTGGCCAGGAGTCAGCGAGCGAGGATGATTCGGATAATGATTCCGACAGGAAAG AAGATGAGGAGGAGGCAGCTATGGGTCGTGAGTTGGAGGCTCTAACATCGGACATCGACATGAAGCAGCGATTGATCCAGGAGTTAGAGCTCTCCCAACGACGGCTACAGACTATGAAGCAGCATTACGAGGACAAGCTCGCGCAGTTGCAGGCTCGCATAAAGGACACGCAAGAGGAAAGAGACAAGGTGTTACACTCTCTGCAACAACAGCCAACACCGCCGACGGAGAAAGTGAAGAAACTGCGTGACGAGTACGAGAAGAAATTGACCGCAATGCAGAAAGAGGTACGACTCTTGCAGTCCGCTAAAAAGGAGCACGCGAGGCTGCTGAAGAGTCAGTCTCAGAACGAGAACAGATTGAGAGGACTGCGGAACGAACTTGCGGAGATGAAGAGAGCTAAGGTGAAGCTGTTGAACAAAATGCGAGAGGAGGCTCAAAGGCACAAGGAGAACGAGTTGAGGCGAAACAGGGAAATAGCTCAGTTGCGTAAAGAGACCAGGAAGAATGCGAACATGATCAGGACTTTGGAGGCTGACAAGAGAATGAAAGAGGTGGTGTTGAGGCGTAAGCAAGAAGAGGTCACAGCGCTCAGGAAACGAGACAGGGGTCTCAGTCAGAAGGTGGCAGGTCGGACGCCACCTAAACCGGTCAATCCGAAAGCGTTGAAGCAGAGGTGGCAGACGTTCGAGCGAACAATTGCGAAACAAGCGTTGGCTAAACAGGCAGCTgcagaaacagagagagaaatGGAAAGACTTCTTCAGGAACGCGAGGAGCTAGGCAGAGAGCTCGAGAAGCTTCAGAAACACAGGAACGATATAACGAACAGAAGAGGAGACTCGAGCGACGTGGACGAAGAGATCGACAacgtaaaaagtaaaattagtTATTTGCAG GATAGCATTTCCGAATGCCAACGGGACATGATGGAAGTAGGCGATGGTGAAACAGAGGGTGAACCAGGTGTCGAGGCTCTCATATCCACGGTTCAAACTGTGGACGAGGCTCAATACTTGTTGCAAAGAATGCTGGCTTTCACTGTGGAGCAAAGTTGCGTGGCAGCTCAAAAGCAGCTCGAGGTTCGGGACATGGAGTCTCGGCTAAACCAAGTCGCGCAGGAAAGCGATGTGCAACATCAGTTGTTGGAGCACGTACTGAGAGACAGAGATCTTCTATCCCTCACGAATAGTCATCACAATAATACCATGAACTACAGCCCCCCGAGTTCGAGGAGCTCCTCACCGGACAA CGAAACTTATAGTCATGTGATAATGGGAGAAGAAAGACAACGTAATAATAAAGTTAGGCGAAGAACCACGCAACCTCAAGAACTTCTTTACGGAGTCCAAGCAAATCCAGACAATATAAAGACAGAGGAACAAAGTCAGAGCCATAATCATCCACTTACGAGGGTACCTAGCGCGCCAGGTAGTTTGAA AGGATTGGTGTTGACAAGAAGCCAGCACAATATTATTGGAGGATCCCCGACCTTAAGTCGACGCGATAGTACATCACCAAGGCCGCTCCGACGACCATTACATCCTGGTGGAGGCTCCAT GGAACAGGTAGCACATACAGATGTGTCGTCACCTCCTGGATCGCCGACCACTTACCGCCGGTTCAACAGTAGAGAAGAGAATGTATTCTCCAGGCTGACAGCGAGTAGGCAACCCGCGTCGACAGACCCGCAGCCTATGAAGGGCATTATTTCTCACTATCAAGGCAAG ACGCCGCCGCGAGCCGTGTTGCAATGCACCCACGTGGCAGAGGGGCATAGTAAAGCTGTCCTAGCTATATGCGCAACGGACGATCTATTATTCAGTGGATCGAAAG ACCGAACTGTAAAGGTATGGGACTTGAGAACCGGAATTGAAAACTTCACTCTAACCGGTCACCCTAACAACGTTGTTGCGTTGAAATACTCACCAGTGCAGAACTTGTTATTCAGCGTGTCCTCTGCCTATGTAAAGGTTTGGGATCTAAGAGCGGGCAACATCTGCATAAAAACATTGTTTTCCTCTGGTCAAGCCCAAAGCGGACAGATCGCGCTGTCGACCCAAGTTCCAATGGGCGAAACTGCTATCAACGATTTGGTACTCAGCCTTGATGAACAGGAACTGTATGCTGCGGCTAGCGACAAAGTTAGAGTGTGGGATCTTAGAAGGTTGACGCACGTTGGGAGATTGAGTACGCCTCATACGGCTGCAGTAATGTGCCTGGCCGTTTCGAATGACGGTAGAGTGATCGCTGGTAGCAAGGATCATTTGATATCGCTGGTTGAGCCTAATATGTCTGGTCAGTCAGTGTGCCTTGCGCCACCGCATTACGATGGGGTTCAATGTTTAACTGAGTGTGATTCTACACTTTTCTCTG GCTCGAGAGACATGTGCATCAAACGATGGGATCTGCATAGGATGGAACTGGTCCAATCACTGAACAATGCACACAAAGATTGGATTTTGGGATTATGTATGATTAATAGCGGAACCATCATGGTCTCAGGTTGTCGGGGGGGAGTTTTAAAAGCGTGGTCTGTACCAAAGGAACAGGGTGGAGAGTGTGCACCAATTGGGGAAGTTCGGGCACACGGTTCCGCTATCAATGCTGTGATAACCAATCAGCAGCATGTATTTACCGCGAGCAA TGACGGAACGGTGAGGCTGTGGAGCTACTATAAGAGAGACGCAAGAACTTTCCAGAGAAGCAACTCGTTGAAAAGTTAA
- the Klp31e gene encoding kinesin-like protein 31E isoform X1, whose amino-acid sequence MADDTSVRVAVRIRPQVAREVIDMCRICTQVPPGEPQVFLGPDKAFTYDYVFDTGIGQCTIYDTCVARLVEGALDGYNATVLAYGQTGSGKTYTMGTGFDVEVEESVVGIIPRAIKHLFDGIAEKQQHARDRAQMPPEFKVTAQFLELYNEDLKDLLEPGGPRGGARIHEDTSGNIHLAGVEPRVVTSLDQALDYLRLGALSRTTGSTQMNTQSSRSHAIFTLYIRQQRCIKVEDPDADIDTSGTEPANEFETLTAKFHFVDLAGSERLKRTGATGDRAKEGISINCGLLALGNVISALGDKTKKALHVPYRDSKLTRLLQDSLGGNSQTVMIACVSPSDRDFMETLSTLKYANRARNIKNKVTINQDKSSRTIASLRREIQQLQLELMEYRQGKRVVGEDGVNDAWHENQMLNSELQSLRTRVKALSETVEALTAKNVLLLAEKAAGQWVSSTGGNGDVTSLVQGYVQEIEELRARLLEAEAMYQQLKKRQMQVNAANPYGDSGYVFQSDSTSVLNDAKKDLQKEMETLTALKEQQSYSGNTANKEEGEGDDAEVGQESASEDDSDNDSDRKEEDEEEAAMGRELEALTSDIDMKQRLIQELELSQRRLQTMKQHYEDKLAQLQARIKDTQEERDKVLHSLQQQPTPPTEKVKKLRDEYEKKLTAMQKEVRLLQSAKKEHARLLKSQSQNENRLRGLRNELAEMKRAKVKLLNKMREEAQRHKENELRRNREIAQLRKETRKNANMIRTLEADKRMKEVVLRRKQEEVTALRKRDRGLSQKVAGRTPPKPVNPKALKQRWQTFERTIAKQALAKQAAAETEREMERLLQEREELGRELEKLQKHRNDITNRRGDSSDVDEEIDNVKSKISYLQDSISECQRDMMEVGDGETEGEPGVEALISTVQTVDEAQYLLQRMLAFTVEQSCVAAQKQLEVRDMESRLNQVAQESDVQHQLLEHVLRDRDLLSLTNSHHNNTMNYSPPSSRSSSPDNETYSHVIMGEERQRNNKVRRRTTQPQELLYGVQANPDNIKTEEQSQSHNHPLTRVPSAPGSLKGLVLTRSQHNIIGGSPTLSRRDSTSPRPLRRPLHPGGGSMEQVAHTDVSSPPGSPTTYRRFNSREENVFSRLTASRQPASTDPQPMKGIISHYQGKTPPRAVLQCTHVAEGHSKAVLAICATDDLLFSGSKDRTVKVWDLRTGIENFTLTGHPNNVVALKYSPVQNLLFSVSSAYVKVWDLRAGNICIKTLFSSGQAQSGQIALSTQVPMGETAINDLVLSLDEQELYAAASDKVRVWDLRRLTHVGRLSTPHTAAVMCLAVSNDGRVIAGSKDHLISLVEPNMSGQSVCLAPPHYDGVQCLTECDSTLFSGSRDMCIKRWDLHRMELVQSLNNAHKDWILGLCMINSGTIMVSGCRGGVLKAWSVPKEQGGECAPIGEVRAHGSAINAVITNQQHVFTASNDGTVRLWSYYKRDARTFQRSNSLKS is encoded by the exons ATGGCTGATGACACGAGCGTACGCGTCGCCGTACG AATAAGGCCTCAGGTAGCGCGTGAAGTGATCGACATGTGTAGAATATGCACTCAAGTCCCTCCAGGAGAACCCCAGGTCTTTCTTGGACCAGACAAGGCCTTCACATACGATTATGTTTTTGATACGGGCATTGGCCAATGCACAATTTACGACACGTGTGTTGCACGATTGGTAGAAGGTGCTTTGGATGGATATAATGCAACAGTCCTTGCTTACGGTCAGACTGGTTCTGGCAAAACTTACACAATGGGTACAGGGTTTGATGTGGAAGTCGAGGAATCTGTTGTTGGCATAATTCCTAGAGCAATTAAGCACCTGTTCGATGGAATAGCGGAGAAGCAACAGCATGCTAGGGATCGTGCACAAATGCCTCCTGAATTTAAA GTTACTGCACAATTTTTGGAGCTTTATAATGAAGACTTGAAAGATCTGTTGGAGCCGGGTGGACCGAGAGGTGGTGCTCGCATTCACGAAGACACATCTGGAAACATTCATTTGGCTGGTGTTGAACCACGTGTTGTAACCAGTTTGGATCAAGCGTTGGACTATTTACGATTGGGAGCACTATCGCGCACAACTGGATCCACACAAATGAACACACAGTCGTCCAGATCACACGCAATATTTACATTATACATAAGGCAGCAAAGATGTATCAAAGTCGAAGATCCGGACGCTGACATCGACACGAGCGGAACGGAACCAGCGAATGAGTTCGAAACGTTAACTgcgaaatttcattttgtaGATTTAGCTGGCTCGGAAAGATTAAAAAGAACCGGAGCTACAGGAGATAGAGCAAAGGAAGGAATATCCATAAATTGTGGATTG TTGGCCTTGGGTAACGTGATCTCTGCACTCGGTGACAAAACAAAGAAAGCTTTACATGTACCATATAGAGATTCCAAATTGACTAGGCTACTTCAAGACTCTCTTGGAG GGAATAGTCAGACTGTTATGATAGCCTGTGTATCACCAAGTGACAGAGATTTTATGGAGACTCTAAGCACATTGAAATACGCGAATAGAGCGAGAAATATAAAGAACAAAGTTACAATTAATCAAGATAAGAGTTCGAGAACAATAGCTTCTTTACGAAGAGAGATACAACAACTTCAGTTAGAATTGATGGAGTATAGACAAG GCAAAAGAGTTGTCGGTGAAGACGGCGTTAATGATGCCTGGCACGAAAATCAGATGTTAAACAGTGAGCTACAGAGTCTACGTACTAGAGTCAAAGCTCTTTCGGAAACAGTCGAGGCATTAACTGCGAAGAACGTTCTTCTGCTGGCAGAAAAGGCTGCTGGTCAGTGGGTATCGTCGACAGGTGGAAACGGCGACGTGACGAGTTTAGTGCAAGGATATGTTCAAGAAATAGAGGAGCTAAGGGCACGCCTCTTGGAGGCGGAGGCTATGTATCAACAGTTAAAAAAGCGGCAGATGCAG GTTAATGCAGCGAATCCGTACGGTGATTCTGGATACGTATTTCAAAGTGATTCTACATCAGTATTAAACGACGCCAAAAAGGACTTGCAGAAGGAGATGGAAACGTTGACTGCGTTGAAAGAGCAGCAATCGTATAGCGGTAACACTGCCAATAAAGAGGAAGGAGAAGGCGATGACGCGGAGGTTGGCCAGGAGTCAGCGAGCGAGGATGATTCGGATAATGATTCCGACAGGAAAG AAGAAGATGAGGAGGAGGCAGCTATGGGTCGTGAGTTGGAGGCTCTAACATCGGACATCGACATGAAGCAGCGATTGATCCAGGAGTTAGAGCTCTCCCAACGACGGCTACAGACTATGAAGCAGCATTACGAGGACAAGCTCGCGCAGTTGCAGGCTCGCATAAAGGACACGCAAGAGGAAAGAGACAAGGTGTTACACTCTCTGCAACAACAGCCAACACCGCCGACGGAGAAAGTGAAGAAACTGCGTGACGAGTACGAGAAGAAATTGACCGCAATGCAGAAAGAGGTACGACTCTTGCAGTCCGCTAAAAAGGAGCACGCGAGGCTGCTGAAGAGTCAGTCTCAGAACGAGAACAGATTGAGAGGACTGCGGAACGAACTTGCGGAGATGAAGAGAGCTAAGGTGAAGCTGTTGAACAAAATGCGAGAGGAGGCTCAAAGGCACAAGGAGAACGAGTTGAGGCGAAACAGGGAAATAGCTCAGTTGCGTAAAGAGACCAGGAAGAATGCGAACATGATCAGGACTTTGGAGGCTGACAAGAGAATGAAAGAGGTGGTGTTGAGGCGTAAGCAAGAAGAGGTCACAGCGCTCAGGAAACGAGACAGGGGTCTCAGTCAGAAGGTGGCAGGTCGGACGCCACCTAAACCGGTCAATCCGAAAGCGTTGAAGCAGAGGTGGCAGACGTTCGAGCGAACAATTGCGAAACAAGCGTTGGCTAAACAGGCAGCTgcagaaacagagagagaaatGGAAAGACTTCTTCAGGAACGCGAGGAGCTAGGCAGAGAGCTCGAGAAGCTTCAGAAACACAGGAACGATATAACGAACAGAAGAGGAGACTCGAGCGACGTGGACGAAGAGATCGACAacgtaaaaagtaaaattagtTATTTGCAG GATAGCATTTCCGAATGCCAACGGGACATGATGGAAGTAGGCGATGGTGAAACAGAGGGTGAACCAGGTGTCGAGGCTCTCATATCCACGGTTCAAACTGTGGACGAGGCTCAATACTTGTTGCAAAGAATGCTGGCTTTCACTGTGGAGCAAAGTTGCGTGGCAGCTCAAAAGCAGCTCGAGGTTCGGGACATGGAGTCTCGGCTAAACCAAGTCGCGCAGGAAAGCGATGTGCAACATCAGTTGTTGGAGCACGTACTGAGAGACAGAGATCTTCTATCCCTCACGAATAGTCATCACAATAATACCATGAACTACAGCCCCCCGAGTTCGAGGAGCTCCTCACCGGACAA CGAAACTTATAGTCATGTGATAATGGGAGAAGAAAGACAACGTAATAATAAAGTTAGGCGAAGAACCACGCAACCTCAAGAACTTCTTTACGGAGTCCAAGCAAATCCAGACAATATAAAGACAGAGGAACAAAGTCAGAGCCATAATCATCCACTTACGAGGGTACCTAGCGCGCCAGGTAGTTTGAA AGGATTGGTGTTGACAAGAAGCCAGCACAATATTATTGGAGGATCCCCGACCTTAAGTCGACGCGATAGTACATCACCAAGGCCGCTCCGACGACCATTACATCCTGGTGGAGGCTCCAT GGAACAGGTAGCACATACAGATGTGTCGTCACCTCCTGGATCGCCGACCACTTACCGCCGGTTCAACAGTAGAGAAGAGAATGTATTCTCCAGGCTGACAGCGAGTAGGCAACCCGCGTCGACAGACCCGCAGCCTATGAAGGGCATTATTTCTCACTATCAAGGCAAG ACGCCGCCGCGAGCCGTGTTGCAATGCACCCACGTGGCAGAGGGGCATAGTAAAGCTGTCCTAGCTATATGCGCAACGGACGATCTATTATTCAGTGGATCGAAAG ACCGAACTGTAAAGGTATGGGACTTGAGAACCGGAATTGAAAACTTCACTCTAACCGGTCACCCTAACAACGTTGTTGCGTTGAAATACTCACCAGTGCAGAACTTGTTATTCAGCGTGTCCTCTGCCTATGTAAAGGTTTGGGATCTAAGAGCGGGCAACATCTGCATAAAAACATTGTTTTCCTCTGGTCAAGCCCAAAGCGGACAGATCGCGCTGTCGACCCAAGTTCCAATGGGCGAAACTGCTATCAACGATTTGGTACTCAGCCTTGATGAACAGGAACTGTATGCTGCGGCTAGCGACAAAGTTAGAGTGTGGGATCTTAGAAGGTTGACGCACGTTGGGAGATTGAGTACGCCTCATACGGCTGCAGTAATGTGCCTGGCCGTTTCGAATGACGGTAGAGTGATCGCTGGTAGCAAGGATCATTTGATATCGCTGGTTGAGCCTAATATGTCTGGTCAGTCAGTGTGCCTTGCGCCACCGCATTACGATGGGGTTCAATGTTTAACTGAGTGTGATTCTACACTTTTCTCTG GCTCGAGAGACATGTGCATCAAACGATGGGATCTGCATAGGATGGAACTGGTCCAATCACTGAACAATGCACACAAAGATTGGATTTTGGGATTATGTATGATTAATAGCGGAACCATCATGGTCTCAGGTTGTCGGGGGGGAGTTTTAAAAGCGTGGTCTGTACCAAAGGAACAGGGTGGAGAGTGTGCACCAATTGGGGAAGTTCGGGCACACGGTTCCGCTATCAATGCTGTGATAACCAATCAGCAGCATGTATTTACCGCGAGCAA TGACGGAACGGTGAGGCTGTGGAGCTACTATAAGAGAGACGCAAGAACTTTCCAGAGAAGCAACTCGTTGAAAAGTTAA